The Acinonyx jubatus isolate Ajub_Pintada_27869175 chromosome A2, VMU_Ajub_asm_v1.0, whole genome shotgun sequence genomic sequence aaagattaaaaaggatTTAAGGCATTTGCCTGTGTGTCAAGTCTTCATGCTATTTTTTATAGCGGATATTTAATGTCCAATTTTTCTAGGGTAATTAGTCTCTCCCTGTTTTCTACTTACTGGGTCACTTTTATTAGAAAGTCATTCAACATCTCCTAGGTTTTCAAATGTGTGGCTCTTGAACTTCAGTTAGTAATGTATACCACTGGAATTTCTTTCTGCATCAttgcctcctttctcttttgtataattttggtggtgttggtttttttttccttaaatcaaGGTCAAAAGAGGATTACTGAgggtgggtggctggctcagtccctggagcattcaactcttgatctcaaagtagtgagttcaagccccacattgggtgtaaagcttactttaaaaaaaaaaaaaaaaaaaaaaaaggttatctgTCTTATTGGTGTCTTTAAAGAACCAGCTTTAGGATTTATTTAAGTTTggggattttctcttttattaattcCAATTGATATCTTTATTGCTTTTCTTACTAGTTTTGTTGCTAATTAAgatatataacaaaatttatgtattttttctttcttctttaataataaagatatttaagcCTATAGAATTGCTTCAGTATAGCTTTCATTTGGTCCTATGTTTTCTGGTAGGAAGTGTTCAGATTTTAATTGCTTACtgtatgtcattttaatttttatttcccctttgatCTAAATGTTATTTACAAAGGTGTTTCTAATGCCCACTATTATAATTCttggagtcttttttttattacttattactaATTTTGTTGGATCATGATCAGATAATATGATCAGATAATATGACCCAGATAAAATGTGTgggattttaagtttattaaggtATTTTATGTAGCCAAGTACAGAATGTTTTTACACATTCTATATTTATACATGGACCTACCAAGTAAGTTATATAAATTactatacattattatatatgtatgcatatatataaaatgcaaaattctgagcatttaaaaattataacctaAACCACCACCCACTCTCAGACACATGCTCATGGTTCCCcttactttgcttatttttttaattccttttcataACAGGTATCCTTTATGATCTTATAACAAACTACGTAATTTACTTATACAGTGCTTACTGTTTATCCTGTCCATTCTACATGAATGTAAGGCGGACGAGAGCTGGAAAGTTGTCTATCgttcactgatgtatcccaaAAGGTacaacggtgcctggcacacacacacacacacaaaatacgttaaataaataaatgatcgtGCCACATCACCACGCAAAAAAGCAAAACTACTGGTGTCCATTCATTCACTAACATCTTAGATGCTTCACCATCTACCACGTGTCAGAACCGTGCCAGTGCTGGGTTTACGTAAACAGGTCTCTGTCCTCACCCAGCCAATAGGGCACGCGAGACGGAACGCGAGCCGGAACGCGAGCCAGTGAAGAATTAGGTGAATCCATGAGAGATGTATTCGTCTCATAAATGTACTCTTTATATGTAATGATCCCATAAATGGCCGCACTAGCTAACTTTTCGGCCCTTATTGTCCTTTGCTTCTAACAAAAACCGTTGGGCTGTCAAATCCCTACAACGTACTGAGGAGGCTTCTGAAAGTGAGAGAGTCCTTGGCCAGTATTCGCCAATCTGCCTAACTACCTTTTACCGACGCGCGGGGCTCCAAAACCCACAACGCCGTCGGGACCGCAGTGGGAACGCAGTGTTTCACTGAGCTTCCTGGCTGCCCTCCGCACAGGCCAAGGGCGGACGGGTCCCGCGAGGCAGGAATCTGCCTCGCCCACAACAGGCGCTCGCCGACACTCTGGGTCCACTGAAGGAGTCCCCAGCTCCCAAGCGCAAAACGCACAAGCGGCAACCCGGACTCACCCGACATCACCCAACACCACACACGCATGCGCAGCAGCTGAGGCACGACCCGCAGCCTTCGCCGGTCCCTCGGACCGGAAGGAGTTGCTGGCGCTTCCGGCGGTGGTTGCCTCGGTGATGTCGTGGGTTCAAAGTACTCCCTTGGTCCAGGGTCCCGGAGAAGAGGGGGACGTGTTTGACGAGGAAGCGGACGAGTCGCTCCTGGTGCAGCGGGAATGGCAGAGCCACATGCTGAGACGAGTCAAAGTAAAGCTGCGTGGCGGGAGCGGGGAAGCTATGCCGGGTTGTGGGGGAGACGGGCGCAGAGTTGTCAGAAGTAAGGGTCTCGAGAGTAGAGGCACAGTGGTCGCAGCCTGGCCCGGCGCTGCCCTCCCCAACCCCTTGCCTTCCACTCCGGCCCGCGTCCTGCTAGGATTTTCCAGTGGGGTTACTTGAAGCCGTGTGAAACCACCGGGCGCGTTAGACGCTGGAAACAGACCAAAATAAACTTGGTCTGGACTTTGATGAGGATcacagagaaggtgggggagaaaCGTATACACTGACTATTGCTAATTATGGCTGTCAAAGGACATTTTTTACCTGGGTTGCTTGAAGGGGTGAAGAGCGTAAAGTTAGGAGTGGTATTAATCAAGACATATGGAAAAAGTGAACTTAAGAATAACGAAGAGCGATGAAGGGAAGCTACTGGTGGCTAGGTGAGGGAATACTGAAGTtggtttctttcttatttgttaGGTGTGAATTACCCGTATCTCATTTGCCTCATTATTCACTGAAACTAAGCTTAATACCACATCCCCAATTTCCAGTTGGAGCACTCAGAGCTTAGTTCACATGGCGAGTTTGATTTACACCTAATATCATTGCCAACCATTAAATCGCCCCTGATCTGCCCTTAATGTATCAGGAAAATGTTTGCTTAGCCCAACAACCTTGTTACCAGTTTCAGAAATGCTTTATGTGAAGCGTGGGCTGGACCAGTCAGTAGTGATCATCTTTTGAGCGCTGTGGCGCCATTGAAGATGCTGGACAAAATCCCTGCCCACAGAGAGTTTGCAGTTTATTTGAATTTAGGTATcaagaaaaatttctaaaatcacACTGTTCATTTTTTTGCGAACCCAGTTGAGTTCATTGTTGAAGACCTTTGATAACCTCTTTACCGCCCTGCCTTGTCACATCAGTCAAGGTTGCCTAGGGGTCAGACACATAACTCTCAGTTTCCTTTCtgtgaagccatttttttttcttaattttttttttaatgtttatttatttttgagtcagagagagacagacatgaacgggggagggtcagagagagggagacacagaatctgaaacaggctctaggctctgagctgtcagcacagagcttgacgcggggcttgaactcactgaccgcgagatcgtgacctgagctgaagtcggacgcttaaccgactgagccacccaggcgcccctgtgaagccatttttaatagtttttttttttttaactgtgtaggaatcattatttttattttttttaattttttttaatgttttttatttatttttgagacagagagagacagagcatgaacgggggaggggcagagagagagagggagccacagaatcggaagcaggctccaggctctgagccatcagcccagagcctgacgcagggctcgaactcacggacctcgagatcgtgacctgagccgaagtcggacgcttaaccgactgagccacccaggcgccccggaatcattatttttaaatgtgccaaGTAAGTCTAGACTTCAGCAGTGAGATAGGCCAATAATAAACTTTTATGAGAAGCATTGTCTGCTTTGGTTGTGTGACTGTGTCATTTGTTGTGGAACCATTATGTTAAATAGTAAATAGTGAAGGCCTGTTTCATCAGTTTCTAAATTGGTCCTATGACTTTCTAGAGAAATCTATAGTGGTTCATGTGGTGTTAATCGCAGCCACAGTTCttcgttatttatttttaggaaggtTACAGAGATGGAATAGATGCGGGCAAAGCAGTTACTCTTCAACAAGGCTTCAATCAAGGTTATAAGGAAGGTGCAGAAGTGATTATAAACTACGGGCAACTCAGAGGAACATTGAGGTAATTTTGTAACTTAAATGCTGAGAGTCAGTTTAGCCTCAATACTACTGGAGGACTTTTGAAAAGTCGTAGGTAAAACTAAAGTATTTGAACTGAAGTGTTTTTCCTAGTCTTAAATCCACAAAAGAGTACTGCAGAGTATAGAATAATATTGccttcaaaaagtcaaaaatcatCACTTCATCCACTTTAGTATGTGAGTCAGGTGTGGTCCTTTATTGCAAGGAAATGATAGGAAGGTGGATATTTTTTGCTACTGAACTACCACTAAACTGTATCTCAATTTAAAAGATCTTCACATGTGGCAGAACACAATATGACAGACGTCTAGACTAGAATAACATGATGAGAATTATAACTGGTAATAGAGAGGGAAATAATTCTGTTTATCTTAGTGCTGAACATTGGATACCTGTCACGATTCCATAGTAATAATGGCATATGTCAGGGCCAGCTAGTCAGATGGCACATGGAGCTAGGAGCATGATAGGCTTGTCTTCTCTGACGTTGTATACCTTTTAAATTGTcctctatagaaaacaaacaaacaaacaaaacataaaattttcaaagaatcactaatttttaaaagagcagaaaatggggcacctgggtggctcagtcggttaagcagccaactcttgattttggctcaggtcaagatctctcaTGAGATCTAGCTCCACGTCGGGTTCAggagtgagcatggagcctgctgaagattctctgtctccctctgccccccccccctctttaaaaaaaaaaaaattaaaaagagtagaaaataagtcatcaaaacaatttcattttttgagctTTTAGAAAATTCAACTATCAGATATCAGAATTTAGAGTCTACTACGACGGGAAAATGATCAAGTACTCATTTTACATCAAGTTAAATCTTTTATAATCTCAGAAAACTTATTGTTAAATCTTTTGCATCaattgattacatttttaaaacatgactaCTTTTCACAACAACCATTATTTTATGTCATGATTACCTGAACAATCTgaaatggcagaaaacaaaaagtactgtctgtactagaaaaataaagaaaaatatttgttaggaCTAGAAGAATTCTTAACCTTCTTCAAGAAAGTTGTTAGCTCAACAAACAGGGTCCATTCTATAACAAAGTTGGGAAAGAGAAGTTGCCTCAGAACTTTTTTCCTGCCCCGCAGTGTTTTGATGGGAAGCACCTATATGGTTGGAACAATTGttttcaaccttggctgcacCTTGATATCAGATGGGAAGCTTGAGACTCTGATTTCATTCGTCTTGGATGTGACCTAGACCTTGACAGTTTTaagagctccccaggtgattctaatggaTATCCAAGTCTGAGAATCACTAGTTCAGAAACTGTTGGATGTCCTTAAAGGAGAAACTAAgttttgtgatctcttctctGAGTTGCATCCCTTTTAAGTGGAAGCTACACAGTCACAAAGAGAAAACCTAAAATCAAGAAAAGTGGATGGAATTGTGAAAGAGGTCTTAGGAATTATAAGCACTCTAAATGGTTACTCccagttgtttaatttttatcaaaagataatatctttatatattttaaaatccattttaccATTACTTTCCTGATTCTGACTTGCAtcattattgatttctttttgcaTGGTGTTATGTGGAAAAGAAGCACGTAGGGTTTAGCATCAGAAATTCAAAAAGCCTctgattggttcatttttttcctgtttaactcttgtttatattttcattcagtGCTTTGCTCTCCTGGTGTCACCTTCATGATAATGGTTCGGCTCTGATCAGTAAAATAAATAGTCTTCTGGATGCAGTTGGCCAGTGTGAAGAGTATGTGCTCAAACATCTGAAATCAATCACATCTCAGCCCCATGTGGTAGATTTATTGGACTCTATTCAGGATATGGACCTTGGTCATGTAGCTCCAGCTGAGAAAAAGATGGATGAAGGTAAAGATGAAAGACTCTGTGAAAATAATGCTAAGCTTCACAAAAACTGTGGCAAGAGTCTTAGTGAGGCAGATTGTTCATCTCTAGAATGTTGTAGAATACAGGAGCAGCCACATTCTGAAAACCCAAGCCTCACATGGATTTTAGAACAGACAGCCAGTTTGGTCAAACAGCTGGGAGTATCACTCGATGTATTACAGCACctcaaacaattataaaaactcTCTTCATGTTTCTAATGAAAGTAATGTTGAGAACATTTGTTGGAACACTTTGTTTCTTAACAAACTAACCAAAATTTGTAGTGGTTTCTACATGGAACACATCACTTGTAGGTTATCCATCATGGAAGTTTGAAATGTCTTCAAAATTAACACTATTAAATGTAATaagagctttttttctttgtcattgtcACTGGTAATTTTTATGTACTTTAAGGTACACTCAGAAACTCTAGTTGTGACGAGTTTCTGATCAAAATCAGGCATTTTCAGACTCATTAGCAAAAGTGAACAACAATCAAATGCATTTTGTAAGGACCTagctctgctttctcctcttgtCACTCTCAGGTGATTAGGACAGTATCACCAATTAATCAGACCAAAGTTACCATTAAATAGCCTGGTGGATAACACTGTAAATAGCCACGCATAggtgtatagaaatatatatattgaaattaagAGGCTATAAGTataagaaactgaagaaatgttTATACTGATGATTTAAAAACTACTAAAATTCATTTTAGTTTTGTGTTAAAGGCAAGGACATACAATTctatggaaaatacaaaatatatttcatgttcaAAGTACCTACTTAGTTTTTCCAAGTATTAATGAGTTAGGAGTTGTGTTATCCAGCAATGTGCCAGATTATTTCTAAACTGCAGTTTGTCTTACATATTCACATAGTAGTAAAACACTGAAACCACTGACTTCTGTATTACCTCGTAGCAATATTCTTTGTCTAGCATAGACAAAATTAGATTAAGCTTTTGCTCTAGGACCTAAGCATATAAAATCAGGAAAGGAATTTTCAGCACTTCCTTGGCCTAAAACACGAAGTTGTGTGAGGTGCCTGCcgtcaaaggcatccaaataatTGCTCTTTGTCAATGGCCTCAATTGCTTTTTCACCAGTATTTATATCTAGTATCTACTCTAAAAGACAGGCATACTAAGATGGAGAATCCAACATCTTTCaagagattaataaaatattctgttgTGATCTTACCACCTCCTGAAAGTTCATAGAACATGAGAAATTAAAGCAACAAATTTGAAGTCAGAAGACCATAtactggggtgtctggctggcccagaggagcatgtgattcttgacctagggatggtgagttcaagccccacactgggtgtagagattacttaaaatctttaaaaaataataatagtaagttaaaaataaaaagaccgtATACTGTTTTAGGATTTCTAAAACATGCTAAAGATAACCAAGTGCCATTTGacatcacctttaaaaaaaaatgcttatatcTCTCTAGATTAAACACTATTTCAGAGATTTACTAATTTGTCTTGTTAcatattcttttctgtgtttatggATACAGCCAAAATCTCAAATCCACATGGAATATTATAAACAGTCTCTAAGTCTGAAAGTGTTGTTCTGCCCTGCATATTAGATATGAAATGTCCATCCCTAATGATGCCTCTCAAGAAAGTCACCCTGAGTGAAAATTTCACAAGTGCAATAAAGAGATTTTATCTGGGCTCACCCTGCTAAGGTTCTCTGAAGATAACACCCCTTGCCACCATTGATAATATGGTGTTTTTGTGCAGATGttcataaagaaggaaatcaagaGAATTAGCTGAGTGGATGGGGCTGTTGGTCAAAAACATCTCTTAAAATTGCTTTGCCTTTTAAAGACAAGTTTGTGGACTGCAGAGGAGTATTAATGGTATGCTAATTATACCTGTGTTCAATGAACGTGAGTAAGGGAAAGAAACCTTGCTCGCATTATGTGTTTTGCTTTGACACCTCTGCTATAGGCCTGCCAGTTCTTGTCATGAAGGACCCTAGCCAACCATAATGGTAAAGCAAGACTGCCCCAGAGTGGGCACAGCCCGACACTCAAGGCCCAAAACCCATACATTAGGCCTGAGTGATGTGGCTTCCTTACAAACAGGATTTTCACCTTAAATAATTTCTAGATGCTGAAATACCcagagcttttttgtttgttttaatggg encodes the following:
- the YAE1 gene encoding protein YAE1 homolog, encoding MSWVQSTPLVQGPGEEGDVFDEEADESLLVQREWQSHMLRRVKEGYRDGIDAGKAVTLQQGFNQGYKEGAEVIINYGQLRGTLSALLSWCHLHDNGSALISKINSLLDAVGQCEEYVLKHLKSITSQPHVVDLLDSIQDMDLGHVAPAEKKMDEGKDERLCENNAKLHKNCGKSLSEADCSSLECCRIQEQPHSENPSLTWILEQTASLVKQLGVSLDVLQHLKQL